ACCCGTGTAGCCGCCGAGCAATTGCGGTTGCCCGCGCGCGTCGCGCTCCACGAGAACGACGGCATCCTGCACGCCGTCCAGCGCGCGCAGCGCGTGCGCCACCTCGCCCGGCTCCACGCGATAGCCGCGAATCTTCACCTGATCGTCGGCGCGTCCGAGATAGACGATTTCGCCGTCCGCACGCCGCTTCACCCGATCGCCCGTGCGATACATCCGCGCGCCCGGGCGCCACGGATCCGGCACAAAGCGCTCCGCCGTCTTGCCCGGCTCGCCGAGATAGCCGCGTGCGAGCGCGGCACCCCCGATGTAAAGCTCGCCGCCCACGCCCGGCGGCACCGCATTGAGATCGTCGTCGAGGACGTAGGCACTCACGTTGGGCAACGGCAGGCCAACAGGCAGCAACGCATCGTTCGATGCCGCGCGGTGAGTGAGCACACCCACGGTCGTTTCCGTCGGTCCATAGTGATTGAGCACACGCAGCGACGGACGATGGGTGTGAAGCAACGTCAGCAACTCGGCGTCGGCCGCTTCCCCGCCCACGATCAGCCAGTCGTTCGGCAGCACGTCCGGTCCTGCGGCCAGCATCAACCCCTTCAGATGGCTCGGCACGATCTTCGTCGCCCCGATGCGGCGTGCGCGCATCCACTCGGCGAAGCGTCCGGCGTCGAAGGCATCCTCCTGGGGCATGAGATGCAGCGGCCGCCCCATCGCGAGCGCGCCGAACAGCACCGTGTGCCCGAGATCGGCTGCGACGGTCGAAACCATCGCCATTCCAGCGTCTTCCGGGAAATCGTGCAGTCTGGACGTCACACCCTGTACATAGTTATGCAACGCCGCCCGACTCACCACGACACCCTTCGGCTGTCCCGTGGACCCCGACGTGTAGATGACGTAGGCGGCCTGCGCCGGATGCACGCTGCGATTGACGAAGCGCACTTCGTCCCCTGCCAGCAGATCGGCGACGGCCAGCGTCACGCACCCGTCGACGTGAGGGACCGACGCAACGTCCGGCGCGACGATCAGCGCCTTTGCACCGCTCGCGGCGATGAGCTGTGCCAGACGTGCGGACGGCTGCGTCGGATGCAGCGGCACATGAGCCGCCCCCAGCTTCCACACACCGAGCATCGCAGCGACCCAACTAGCGCTGCGCGGCATCAGCAACGCAACGCGATCCTCCGCACCGATGCCTCGCGTCGCGAGCGCCTGCGCCACGCGATCGGCATGCGCGTCGAGCGTGCGACGCGACCACGCACCATCCCCGCCTTCGACGGCAAGCGCATCCCCCTGCTGAGCGACGCGCGACGCCCATGTCTGCATCCAGTCGCGCGTCTCCCACACGTGCCGTTCACCGTCGGTCGTGACCGGCACGTCGGCATGCAGCGCGATATCGGCGAGCCGGTCGTCCGGGGCTTGCGCCAGTTGCGCCAGCAAACGGGGAAATGCACGCGCCAGCGGCTCGACGGTCGTGGCGTCGAACAGGTCCGTCGCGTACGTCAACGCGATCTGCAACGTGTCGCCGCGCTCCAGCGTATCGAGCGAAAGATCGAAGTGCGAGCTTTGTCCGGCGACGACCAGCGGTTCAATGCGCAGACCGGCCATCTCCGGTACCGCGTCGCGTGCGATCTCGTGATTGAACTTCGCCTGAAACAGCGCGTTGACGGACGCGTCGCGCGCCGGTTGCAGCGCTTCGACCAGCTTGTCGAACGGCACATCGGCATGCGCTTGCGCTTCGATGGCCCGCGCGCGCATCGTCGCGACAAGCCTGTCGAACGATGCCTTCGGATCGAGCGGCACACGCATGACCTGCGTGTTGACGAAGAAACCGATCAGCGGCTCCGTTTCCAGCTTCGCGCGCCCGGCCACCGGCACGCCGACGCAGACGCTGCGCACACCGGCAATCCGCCCGAGCCACACGCCATACGCCGCCAGCAACACGGTGTAGAGCGTGGTCTCGTGAGTCCGCGCCAACTCACGCAGCCGTGTGGTGAGCGCTGCGTCGGCGTCCATGACATAGGTTGCGCCGCGTCCGCTCGGCACCGCCGGACGCGGGCGATCCGTCGGTAACGGCAGCACCGGATGATCGTCACCGAGTTGCGCACGCCAGTAGGTCAATTGGCGCTCCAGTTCACCGGCTTCCAGCCAGCCACGTTGCCAGATGGCGTAGTCGGCGTACTGCACCGGCAACGCAGGCAGCGGTGCGACGTGAGTCCCCGCTCCGCCGGTCCCGATGAATTGGGCATAGCCACGCGTGCACTCCTCGACCAGACGCGTCATCGACCATGCATCCGCCACGATGTGATGCAGTGTGAGCAGCAGCACGTGTTCGTCCGCCGCCACACGAATCAGCCGCGCGCGCATCAGCGGCGCAACGTCCAGTGCGAAGGGTCGGACCGCCTCGGCACGCGCGCACGCTTGCACGCGCGCGTCCCGATCGGCAACGGCCGTGCCGTCGCCTTGCCAGTCTTCATAGTCCACGGTGAACGGCACGTCGTCATGCACGCGCTGCACGGCCCCGTTCGGACCTTCGTGAAAGCTGGTGCGCAGCGCTTCATGGCGCGCAACGATGACCGCAAACGCCTGCGACAGCGCTACAACGTTTAGCGTCCCTTTCAGGCGCACTGCGGCCGGAATGTTGTACGCGCCAGTGCCCGGATGCAGTTGCTCCACGACCCAGAGACGTTGCTGTGCATACGACAGCGGCGCATCGGCCCCGTCACGCCCGTCACGTCCGTCACGCAGCCCGCCGGGAATCGGCAGACTGCCCAGATCGACGCCCTGCTCGCGGGCGCGCGACTGAAACACGCGGCGCTTGTCGACCGGCAGGGCGAGGAAGCGTCGCATCAATGCCGAGTCGTCAGCCTTGGGGACATTGGCCACGTTGGCCGAATTGACGAGAGACATCGCGAAATCCTTCTATCGAATCACCAAAAATCGAATGGAGATGGCCTCGCATTGCCCATGACTCGAAGCGAGCACGCGCGACGCGAGGCCTTAACACATCAAGCTGCATCGGCCTCCAGATCGCCGAGCAGATCGTCCAGCGCGTTGCGCGTCTGCGCATCGAGCGCTGCGGGCGCCGCGACCGCCCACGCAGCGCAGAAGTCCGACAGCACCGGCGTCTCGAACAACTGACGCAACGCCACCGGCCGCCCCGACGCCGCTTGCAAACGTGCCACCATCTGCGTCGCCAGCAGCGAGTGGCCGCCCAGCGCGAAGAAGTTGTCGTGACGCCCCACGCGCTCGACGCCGAGGACCGATTGCCAGACCTGCGCGACGTCCGTCTCCACACCGTCCTGCGGCGCGACGAAGCGCGCGGCGGCCGCCTGCGGCGCTGGCAGCGCACGACGGTCGAGCTTGCCGTTCGGTGTGAGCGGCAGCGCGTCCAGACGCAGCCACTGCCCGGGCATCATGAACACCGGCACGCGCGTGGCGAGATGCTCGCGCAGACGCTCCCACAGCGCGTCGTCTTCGGCACTCGCGACGACATACGCCACCAGTTGTTCGTCGGCGCCCTCGCCTCGCACCAGCACGGCGGCATCGCGCACTTGTGCGTGCGTCAGCAACTGCGCCTCGATCTCGCCCGGCTCGATGCGAAAACCCCGCAGCTTGACCTGCCGATCGCCGCGCCCGAGGTAATCGAGCGTGCCGTCCGGCAGTCGCCGCACGCGGTCGCCCGTCCGATACATGCGCGCACCGGCTGGCCCCCAGGGATCGGGGACGAAGCGCTCGGCGCTCAAGTCCGGACGTCCCAGGTAGCCGCGCGCCAACCCGTCGCCTCCGACGTACAGCTCGCCCGGCACCCCCATCGGCACCTCGGCGAGCGATGCGTCGAGCACTCGCCAGCCGATATCCGGCAGCGCCTCACCGATCGGCGAGTGACCGATGCCTGCCTCAGCCGCCTCCGGCGTCACGACGCCATAGCTCACATAGACGGTCGTCTCCGTCGGCCCGTACATGTTGACGATGCGGGTTTGCGTGCCGAAGTGCGACCACCACGGCGCGAGTCGGCGCGGTGTGAGCGCTTCGCCCGCCAGCACGATATGGCGCAACGTCGTTTGCGAGGCGTCCGGCGGCAGGGCCGCAAGCATCTGATAGAACGCGGACGGTGTCTGGCACAGCACCGTCACCCGTTGCTGCTCGAGCATCGCCCACAGCGCCTGCGGTTCGCGGCTCGTGTAGTACGGCACGACGACCAGTCGCCCGCCGTGCGACAACGCGCCGAAAATCTCCCACACCGACACGTCGAACGCATACGAGTGAAACATCGTCCAGACGTCGTCCGGACCGAAGCCGAACCAATCCTGCGTCGAATGCAGCAGACGCATCAACTGACGATGCGCGACCTGCACCCCCTTCGGCCTGCCCGTCGAACCGGACGTGTAAATCACATAGGCCAACTGGTCGACGTGAATACGCACTTCGGGCGACGTGGTCGGCAGCGCCGTGTCGCGCGACAGCGCATCGATGCTCACACTGTCCTTCGGCAACCACGCAGGCGCGCCGAGGGCGGCGTCCGTGACCACAACCTCGATGTCGGCGTCCTGCACGATATAGCCGAGGCGTTCGTCGGGATACGCGGGGTCGAGCGGCACGTAGGTCGCGCCCGCCTTGAGCACGCCGAGCATGGCGACGATCAGCTCGACGCGGCGCGTCAGTGCGATGCCGACACGATCCTCGCTCGCTACACCCCGGCGCAGCAGCGCGTGCGCCATACGATTCGCTTGCACGTCGAGTTCCGCGTAGGTCAGCGAGCGCTCGCCATCGGTGACGGCGATG
The Pandoraea oxalativorans genome window above contains:
- a CDS encoding amino acid adenylation domain-containing protein, producing the protein MSLVNSANVANVPKADDSALMRRFLALPVDKRRVFQSRAREQGVDLGSLPIPGGLRDGRDGRDGADAPLSYAQQRLWVVEQLHPGTGAYNIPAAVRLKGTLNVVALSQAFAVIVARHEALRTSFHEGPNGAVQRVHDDVPFTVDYEDWQGDGTAVADRDARVQACARAEAVRPFALDVAPLMRARLIRVAADEHVLLLTLHHIVADAWSMTRLVEECTRGYAQFIGTGGAGTHVAPLPALPVQYADYAIWQRGWLEAGELERQLTYWRAQLGDDHPVLPLPTDRPRPAVPSGRGATYVMDADAALTTRLRELARTHETTLYTVLLAAYGVWLGRIAGVRSVCVGVPVAGRAKLETEPLIGFFVNTQVMRVPLDPKASFDRLVATMRARAIEAQAHADVPFDKLVEALQPARDASVNALFQAKFNHEIARDAVPEMAGLRIEPLVVAGQSSHFDLSLDTLERGDTLQIALTYATDLFDATTVEPLARAFPRLLAQLAQAPDDRLADIALHADVPVTTDGERHVWETRDWMQTWASRVAQQGDALAVEGGDGAWSRRTLDAHADRVAQALATRGIGAEDRVALLMPRSASWVAAMLGVWKLGAAHVPLHPTQPSARLAQLIAASGAKALIVAPDVASVPHVDGCVTLAVADLLAGDEVRFVNRSVHPAQAAYVIYTSGSTGQPKGVVVSRAALHNYVQGVTSRLHDFPEDAGMAMVSTVAADLGHTVLFGALAMGRPLHLMPQEDAFDAGRFAEWMRARRIGATKIVPSHLKGLMLAAGPDVLPNDWLIVGGEAADAELLTLLHTHRPSLRVLNHYGPTETTVGVLTHRAASNDALLPVGLPLPNVSAYVLDDDLNAVPPGVGGELYIGGAALARGYLGEPGKTAERFVPDPWRPGARMYRTGDRVKRRADGEIVYLGRADDQVKIRGYRVEPGEVAHALRALDGVQDAVVLVERDARGQPQLLGGYTGELTEADAKAALTSALPSAWVPSRLVRLAALPLTANGKVDRRALLAAMSTDRSAGEAKAQAGPSGEIGALEARIADVWKTVLKTEQVGRDANFFEIGGDSILALQVIARLKRGTPPLKISLRELMQHGTVARLAAALTPSETAPSTGGDLLVRLNASKSSAPALFCVHPAVGTVFDYRPLAQALADERPVIGIQSRMLIDPAWSDTSLDEMAGRYVDAVRTAQPSGPYHLLGWSLGGPIAMAMAERLRASGQTVAFLGLADTFVPAQQGDAPPVASSRDWTGDLLDYLVTILPQVDAGTLRASLAPHAGKPLDEGVLAAAVDAALTMQGQGGTPVAATGDYASLGRDELAHMFRVTAHLRALADVHRLRPTVVPVHAWWIERRASDDRERLSRAMAAAPVYEGTVASSHMQLPRTKAWIDDVARAVREVSEVSTLGVSVAA